gtgtcttatattatcatggtctatcttatcaaatttaataaaaattttatcCAACTATTTAAATTACATGCATACACCTAGGTGCCATGAcacctaggtgtagaaaatactttccGGAAGCAGTTCGAGCTGCAGCGGGTTCTCGCTCTCAGCGAGCAGCATGCGAGCCGGccctccaccacctccgacGAGCGGCTCTCAAGGTGCTCAACCAGCCGCGACACGGTGGCCGCGAGCGCGTCGCTGTACAGGCTCTGATGCGGCGACGCTGGAAAgaggagatagagagaagagagataggagagctgacatgtgggctcaagggtatttttgacatttcacgctatttctctctcctctctaaccggaaattattattttaatgagtGCGGTGTGCACCAGTAAATATCCAActtatttttgacatttcacgcgatttctctctcctctctaaccggaaattattattttaataagtGCGGTGTGcaccagcaaatatccaacttttgatAGTGTCTCACTAAAAGACACTTCAtgcggtgtcctacagctaaaaccacgaagtcaCGATgtctgtagcaaaatttgcctataaattactacctccatcccaaaatataaggagttATAGAGTTAAACACGGgtattaaaaaagtaggtagaattaaatagggGATGGTTGTGAGTTTAGAAGAGAAAGTAGGTAAataggtagaattaaatagagGATGGTTGTTAGTTtagaagagaaagtaggtgggAAATTTGAATGGTTGAAGGGTTGTagttggttgagaagagaatatagatgaagaagttattatattttaggacaagtCTTAAATgatataaattattatattttagaattggGGGAGTTTCTAGCAGGGGTGGATCTAACACTAGGCTACCCTGGGTGGTCACCcaggttttatgcacaaatatgaaatataattTTAATGTCACGTAAAGATTGATAACAATGTTTTCACAGTGAACACATAAATCGTACTTCacttgtctcaaaatataagtgttttaatttaGTAAAAAATTACTACATTTTGTGACAGAGGTAGTAATTGATTTTTATAGGGCTCTAGAAAGTATTTCCCTCACTAATCAATCGCCAGAAATCTCGAAGTTCTCAGTGCAATGTAATAATTAAACGGTATACATAGACTGCCAACacaaaaagataaatataacGCTTCcaagtatttattttttgattgaAAAATGTTAATGATTGTACTCTTAAATAGTTGCAATTGAATGAATTGACCACTTATAGTCATTTGTCTATGATATGAGTACCAAGTTACCTAGGTACTTGAGCAAGTGTTATATACTCCGTATCTCTTATTTGGTTCTATAACCAagatcatcttttttttccataagtAGTTTCACTTGAACCTACGGAGTAAGTGTAACGGAGTATTATGTAATAGTCGATATATTTTTTCACTGAAATCACATATAAATGTATAATGTAACTAGCTTAATTCTTAGTACCTCACGTACGCCCGTAACTCAGTGAGAGATGTGTTTGTGCGTGACTTGAGGATCCCCGGGCTACAACATGATTTTGTTTTCTCCGCTTAGCATGAATCTTGGCGTGAcatgattttttgtttttcccaCCTGCACAAATATGGGTACACCGGAAACGCTACTGGGCGAGCGAGGGTTTTTTCCCACCTGCACAAATCTGGGTACACCGGAAACGCTACTGGGCGAGCGATCGCCCTCGCTCGCTCATAGCGATCAGGTagcccgcccccccccccccccccccccctccccccatccctccacctggtttccttttttggcgccgcattactttcttattttagtaaatttatgcatctaaagtttatacacctcaagtttacacatctattGTTTAGAGACCAAAGAGTACCCTACACATCtgttgggtaaaaaaaaaagagagataatttTGGAGGTAAAAAATCACACGATAGATCTTTCGCAATATCGTAAATGCAATTTTCTAAGGTTTTCATCTCACAGGATAGGTTCAAACTCCGATAGTGTCTGGAATTTCAGACGAAATTTTCTTCGATCTTAGAGAAACATGGGAAACGATGAAAAGAACTCCGGTGAAGAAAAATCATCAGTTAAGACATTATTCCCTTCCATATTCTAGTTCAAGTGTTCAACAAAGGTAAAACCTCCAGATGCTAATTGaaaaactaattaatcaatcaaacAAACTCCAACTAGTCTATGTGACACTCTAGTATCCAAAATGTATTTTCCTCTCTTAGCATGTTCGCTAAGGACCTGTTCGGTTTGGAGAGAATTGACGGAAAATAATTCTACACTAGAATAGACGCAGAGCAAATcccctccaatttttttttcatggggtTAACAGAACATTGGCCCATGGAGAATCAGGAGAAATGGAAGACGAAGCAACATCAGATGAACATCATATGCTGCTTCGTCTTCCTCAATTTCTCATTTCTCAACGATCCTCGGAGCAGGAAGCCGTGAGCGGGAACAAATTCAGCAGCTTTGCCTCTCCTgtcctcaccggcggcggctggtgcatGTGATCAGGTTTCCCCTCCTCCGAGACCGTctcacccaccaccacctcctcggcCAGCGTTGacgacgccgacgtcggcgacggcgggagctcGTCCTGCATGTTCTGGACGCACTGGCCGGCGCCCGAGCACCATggtgacagcgacggcggcgatggcggcgaggcgaaGCCGGCCAGCAGCCTAGGATGCTCAGGCCTGATGATGGGCAGCTTCGGCCGGTGCGGCGTCGGCTTGAACGCCGGCGGATTGTGGACGCCGAGTCTGCCACGGCGAGGGGCGCCGGCGACTGGCGCTGGGGCCAGGGCGGTGACGGCAGCGGCCTCCGCCGGCGGCTGGCCGGTGAGACGCTGCACCAGCTCCTTGAACGTCGACTTGTCGGCAACATACATCTTGGTGGTGTCCATGGCAGCTTGATCCAAACTAGCTCGCTCGAACTGCTCAAGaatggggaagaagaagaagaagaagaagaagaagaagccatgGTTAGGGTTTAGTTGACTCAGAATGCATCATCATTGCAAGAGGGAGATAGATTTTCATCCTAGAGATATCTCCTTATTGTTTACATGTTATCTAAATAGAAATTCGGCaacatatattaatatgaaatatattactctacaaatATGCAATGCTAAACTTGACTTTTACAGACCacaacaaaataataaattaaattaacgtACATTCacaattatatttgttattttgctATAACTGGGTTGAATCCAAATATCCAATTGATCAAATGATAACTACTTGAGAATTCCATGCAAATTGTACACGATTAGGTTGAATCGATTGCTTGAAAATTTTGGCTTGATAATGCACTACATGTGTTTGTTGACATGGGCAAGCAAGCGTGGGGGATTAATTTCAACGGATTAAAGCTCAAGGCGTGTTTATACCATGTGTGCTGGAGTGGACTACGCTATGTACATTGAAAGAAAGTATAATTTGTTCTGGACATAGTGTGATCTAGACAAGAAAAGAATTTGTTTCTTTCACACTTCATTAATTCAGTCAACAATGAAGCTAGCTCAAAACTTGTATTGGTACATACATTCAAGTGTAGGTTGTGCCTAACATAAATGTAGGTAATTAATATGAACTCGGAATTTTCTATCTTGACAAATATTTATTGGACCAAATGTCCttcctttccaaaaaaaaaaactgagtaaTACATGCATATGTGTGCATTTTATCATTTCATCTCTGGTTTTGTTTTCATGACAAACATCTATAATCTGATCTATCCtaagtgggaaaaaaaaacaccaaagaAGTTTAATTAGGATATATCTTAGAAGCAACTTGCAGGCCATCAATTGTTTCATGGTAGCAAAGGTGTGTGCAGTGGAAAGTAGATAAATTATGGGTACGCATAAACAGATCAGGCATGCTGCAATGAAAAAACATCTAAGACCCAATTTCCATTTATCTATTTAAATAAGTGGGATTGCATACAGATTAACAGTAGATTTTTCAGTGCTATACATATAAAATCACCTGGTTCAATACGTTGATCCTATCTCCAGGTGAAGCTGACTATCAACTCTGATCTTAATTTGCAACCGGGGCACCAGAGCCTGCAGTCTGATTAATTATAAACAATCAAATCCAAAAATAGATGAGTAATATAGCATAGCATCTAGCATCAAGGCACCACTAGATATTGAAATACATCATAGATCTACCTTGCACTAATTTTTGAATCTAATTAAAAAACGAgctgagatatatatatatatatatatatatatatatatatatatatacacagctACCATGCGTTCTATAATTCGATATATCTTTTCTTAGATAATGGAGCAATTATACAAATCTATACATGACTGTAGGTAATAAAATTGTTGAAGAAAATATCAAGCAATTTAGATAATTTATCTAAACTGAGTTTTCTAGGATATAGAAAAACAATGCTGTTTTCCATTATCGGAAAACGGTAATACAGGAAACAAATGTTCTTTCGCAGTTGCTTAGAAGTAAGCATTTCATGTAGAGAGAATTATAGGTACAATATTTTAGTACGTAGAAGTACAAATGACATATGATGGAATTTAATGTGCAGTGATATGGCAAAGCTAGGAAAGGTAGGAATATTGAGCATCTTTCTTCAAGAAACAGCATCGTATCAAATCAGCGTGAAGATATATATGTACAGATTGATATATCTTGCACTACAGAATATGCATGTATGTACAATTTATCTGATGCTTCTTGAGTTCTTGTTAACAAAGCATTGGCAATTTGGATATCATGTTGCTTAAGCAAAAGGATCAGGAGTGCAAttcatgctatttttttaacaGTGTATAGAGAAACTATGCTCTTCAGAAAAAACTATATAGATCCCATGATTTAATCACCAGGGCAAATGATACTTTTTTATAGTTTAGTTACTATATAAGAGATTATAGGGAGTTCATCTGTTCATGCATAAACTCACACCCTCCACATatgacagattttttttttcttttcttacaaATTTTGCATACACACAAGCTCTTGAAAACTACTACTTGTAGTAACAACTTGCACATATACTAGCTAAACAAGAAAGATATCATATATACAATTAACAGtaaataatatcatatataaGTTCTGGTTATAAATGCACAAACATTTTTTCTTATTTCATACTTAGCACTCGAGTAGTACACAGAAAACATACACAGTGATCATGCAAAAAATCTGCAAGCAGCTAATATAACTCAAAATTTTCTTCTATGGACAACCATTTGAAAGAAACTGCAGAAGCTAGCAATAAATTGAAAACTGAACATCTAGCCGGATAAGATGAAAATTGTTGTaagagaggggaaaaaatcATGCATATCAATCATGAAATAGAACAAATCCTAACCAGAAGCAATTATACCAAGCAAGCAAAATTACCTCAGATCCTCCCTTGCCTTCTTTTGACTTCTCGATTTTCGATGATGATGATTTACCTATGATTCTCTGCAAAACCTTCTTCAGCTGCTTATTCACCTGTAGCATGTAAATGGACAAAGTGCttgtgaagaagatgaaggccAAGACATGGACTTGCAGAGCATAAATAGATACAAATATATGAGAAGATGACTTGGtgcatatctatctatctatccagCAGATGTAATcaggagatagagaagagaatgGAGAAGAAACTGAAGTCAGTCAGGTCAATGAAGAATTCAAGATCTCATCCTTCCTGACTCCTCAGAGAGGAAGACAACATATATAGCACATGACCTACCTTGTGAAGCTAGCTAGCAGGTCTGTCTGATTCATACTCCATccttcccaaaataaatcaatttataGAATTGAAACTTTgacccaaaataaatcaacttctacctTCTTATCTACTCTCGGTTCGCAAATCAAAAAAATTATTCATTCAATACCCCTACCTAACTACCCACCAATACTAGTTTACTAATAATAAGGGATAGTTTGGTAATTTATCCTTCCCTTTAATTTTGCATTGGGATGATAGAATATGTCTCTTTtgtgggacagatggagtatatatatatctccagtTTTGTAActgaaaatgttgtttttgtGTGACCTTGGAAACACAAAATAAATGCAAGACTTGACTATCCTGAGTCTTGGTCATGAGGGAAATTAAGTTGGGTAGGTAGACATGGTCTATACCAAGCTAGTTTGAGTGTGACATCATTCGATCATTTATATAGCTGAAAATTGTGTTTTCTTCATCATACCAAAGTGTACTGCAAAGTGTGTTCTCCACAAACTACATACCGAGTTAATGAttttcattgcaattaaatataagaaatatggTACTAGCTAGTGCCTAGTACTAAAACTTGTCTTAATGTTTTCATTGTCTTGAAGACTTTCTTTCCCCTTCCCTAAAGCAGGCAGAAATCAAGTCAAGCTCAaagagctactccctccattccagaatataagcattttttagcACAGTGACAAGTTAAACAAttttaactttaaccattaatagcaaaaaaataaaaagatcaatcatgtaaaattgatgttactagatttatcattaaacaaactatcaaatatgcaactctttttatttaaaatatcttatttttatatatatcattggtcaaagtagcatatcAGAGACCGTGTCAGGATGCAAAAATACTTATAgtttgagacggatggagtaacaaTTTaagaaaacatcacatcaaatacgGTTAAGGCAATATGGACTCTAGCttggagagaaagagagagagagagatgccaAATTATACTAGGAAGTTGGAGTCCAGCAAAAGCAAACGACCATTTTGACTAGATTTCTTGTCCATCAAGGACAGCCCAGAGATGAGAAGAACATAacgaaaggaaggaaaaagagtAGAAGAAAAGCAAAGGCAGAACAAGTCAAGTCGAGGATGTTAATGAACTGATTTAATTAGTACAATCCAGATAGATCAGTTTAACCGTGCCGACCTCTGAATATAACTGACCAGAAATTTCTGATTGACATGTTCTAATAACTCTAAAGTATATAATGATTTTAACACTAGAAATACACACATGCGGAAAATTATGTGTCTTGTAATCGCCATGCTTTGCAAGACATGGAAGAGAAAACATATCATAGGGCATGCTggtaaatattatatatacagaACCGTTCTTCTAAATTATTTACCTTGAGATTAAGTAAGCAACAAAAACTAACAGATTAAACCGAACTCACTGTTTAGAGAATTGAATTTCCTCTTTTTCTAtcaatccaaaataaaaaaaaaatttcctctATCTAGCCCCAAAGCAAAATCTTAGCAGACGAAATcgtgaaagagaaaaaaaacaaaagagaaggagaggaataatTCAAGGAACAAAACAGCACACAAACATGCAGGTACAGAAGTAACACAACTTGACATAATCAAGCATGAATACCTTTGCTCAAGAGCTGCTATTCCATTGATCTCTCGATGAAATGTAACATGAAAGGCTCTGAAGTCAATATATATAGGCGAGATTCATTTCTGCAATATGATTACATATATGCACAGAAAAGCAAATGGAGAGTAGAAATCAATAAGGCATTAACTAGAGGTATTAATGCAGAATCCTGGTGGCGTGAGCAATGAATTTAATACCTTAAATTTTTGGAGTAGGCTGTTTATTTGACCCTGGTATTGGAAGGAGAGTTGTTGGTGATATTTTTAGGACGAGTCAACGAAAAATGCCATCAAAAGTTTAGGCCGTTTTTAGTTCAACGTCcaatttttgaagtatacggacacacatttaacatttgaaatattaaatgtagactaataataaaacaaattacagattccgcctgtatactgcaagacaaatttattaagcctaattaatccgtcattagcaaatatttactatagcacattgtcaaatcatggcgtaattaggctcaaaagattcgtctcgcaatttacttgcaaactgtgcaattggttttttcgtccacaGTTAATGCTacatatgtatgtgtccaaacatttgatgtagcgtttttggccaaaaatttttttgaatctaaacacacccctTAGATCCTTCGGTCTAGCTGGCTGTCGTGTCAGGCTTACCTTGGCGTTGACAGTGGTCAATGGATGATATTGAAGTTTTGAAAGGATATTGTAATGCAAGAAGTGGATGCATGACATGTACTATACCTTCGTTTTAAAAAGGCTTCATTTTTtgttatgaatttagatagatcACTTTTCATGTTtataggtactccctccgtcccataatataagagatttagacattttgcttgcactgtttgactactcgtcttattaaaaaaaattgcaaatataaaaaacaaaaaattgtgcttaaagtactttggataataaagtaagtcaaaaaaataaataataattctaaattttttttgaataagacgaatggtcaaacaatacaagcAAAATGTTGTTGGTCAGAGATAGTAGTAAGTTTTCATGGGCATATCTTGATTCAGTTGGTTATTTGAAAGATTTTGTAAGCAACGGAATGACAAAGACAGTTTATATTTGAATGGTAGTCAATTTTGGTGTGTGTTTCATCTTGAAAAGTTTAGCTGGAAACGAGATAGAAATCAACATAGATTGCAATATTTTGGTATATATCAATTAATGCAATGTTTCATTTGCTAGCTACGCATTCATTTCAAGGGATATGTGCTTGAAGagttatatatctatatattttaGGGGCAAAAGACCTGCACACATAATGTGGAAAGTAGGTATGGAATATtctaaataatataataaaaatatatatttgtttcaaTACCCAACGAGTAGGTATTGAAGCTTAAAAATCACTTCATAATTTCCTAATGTATAGatatgcccccccccccccccccaacacacacacacacacaccacacaACGTATAAATATgcctcacacacacacacacacacacacagatacaCACAATGTATAAATATgcctcacacacacacacacacagagacacAAGTCGTTCACGATAAAATGGGTAAAGCTCCACGGCCAAGATCACATACAATTTTCACGAAAGATGAAAAGAACGGTGCTTTAGGTAGCATAACATGATTACAGAAAGGTTCGCTTCCTcgaaaaaaattacagaaagGTTCAGCTATGacaatccgtttctttgctttaATCTGATCTAAGTGTAGAAACACAACAGAACATTAGAAAATTGCATGTTAATTGaactataacaaaaaaaaaaggcgtcAGAAATCAACTCAGTCGTTGGTCATCTCTGTGGAGAGGCAAAAAAAGAACCTTCTTCCATGCACTCATTATGTTCTCCTACCATGGCAGGTATAAAGCATCAACCATGATATGCAAGGCAAAACTATGGCAAGGCAAAACCATCTTCCATGCATTCTGTCCTAGTCTCCTGCATGAGCTGCTGAAGAAGGGAAGGGTTGCTTGTGACAATGGCATCAACATGTTCATACAACATCCTCTTCATGGAGTCGGCATCATCAACAGTCCACGCATAAACCTTTTTGTCATTTCTGTTTCAAAAACCAAGCACATAAACTCAGAGTATTCCTTTATTTCAGTAGCAAAATGATGGACATCCAAATGTAGGTTAATTACATGTTCTTACCTGTGCATAACCTTCATGAGCTTCTCGTGG
The nucleotide sequence above comes from Oryza glaberrima chromosome 11, OglaRS2, whole genome shotgun sequence. Encoded proteins:
- the LOC127755458 gene encoding uncharacterized protein LOC127755458; the encoded protein is MDTTKMYVADKSTFKELVQRLTGQPPAEAAAVTALAPAPVAGAPRRGRLGVHNPPAFKPTPHRPKLPIIRPEHPRLLAGFASPPSPPSLSPWCSGAGQCVQNMQDELPPSPTSASSTLAEEVVVGETVSEEGKPDHMHQPPPVRTGEAKLLNLFPLTASCSEDR